The Lacipirellula parvula genome window below encodes:
- the floA gene encoding flotillin-like protein FloA (flotillin-like protein involved in membrane lipid rafts) encodes MPEFLTGAPMLVVGFVVLIGVVIAFAIAARFARLWVQSVMTNAGVGMLDLVRMSFRKVNPTVITRTKIMAVQAGLNDDEELTTKALEAHYMAGGNVPLVIRAMIAARKAKIIELSFRRATAIDLAGRNILEAVQTSVYPRVIDCPPQTGKRLTLDAVAKNGIQLKVKARVTVRANLDQLIGGATEETIVARVGEGIVSAIGSAETHAEVLANPDRISRAVLARKLDSQTAFEIVSIDIADIDVGDNIGARLQADQAEADTRVARAQAEGRRAMAVSQEQEYIASIEQNRAKLVEAEASIPKAMAEAFRTGKLGILDYYKLKNVQADTDMRESIAGTTSNRA; translated from the coding sequence ATGCCTGAATTTCTTACTGGCGCACCGATGCTGGTGGTCGGGTTCGTTGTACTCATCGGCGTCGTGATCGCGTTCGCGATCGCCGCCCGCTTCGCGCGACTGTGGGTGCAGTCGGTGATGACCAACGCCGGCGTCGGCATGCTCGACCTGGTGCGGATGTCCTTTCGTAAGGTGAATCCCACCGTCATCACTCGCACCAAGATCATGGCAGTCCAGGCCGGCCTCAATGACGACGAAGAACTCACCACCAAGGCGCTCGAAGCCCACTACATGGCGGGCGGCAACGTCCCGCTGGTGATCCGCGCGATGATCGCCGCTCGCAAGGCGAAGATCATCGAACTCTCCTTCCGTCGCGCTACCGCCATCGACCTCGCCGGCCGCAACATCCTCGAAGCGGTCCAAACGAGCGTCTACCCCCGCGTCATCGACTGCCCGCCGCAAACCGGCAAGCGGCTCACGCTCGACGCGGTGGCGAAGAACGGCATCCAATTGAAGGTGAAGGCCCGCGTCACCGTGCGTGCGAACCTCGACCAGCTCATCGGCGGCGCCACCGAAGAAACGATCGTCGCCCGCGTCGGCGAAGGCATCGTGAGCGCCATCGGCTCGGCCGAGACCCATGCCGAAGTGCTCGCCAATCCCGACCGCATCTCCCGCGCGGTGCTCGCTCGCAAGCTCGATTCGCAGACGGCGTTCGAAATTGTTTCGATCGACATTGCCGACATCGACGTCGGCGACAACATTGGCGCTCGCCTGCAGGCCGACCAAGCCGAGGCCGACACCCGCGTCGCCCGCGCCCAGGCCGAAGGCCGCCGCGCGATGGCCGTCTCGCAAGAGCAGGAGTACATCGCCAGCATCGAACAAAACCGCGCGAAGCTCGTCGAGGCCGAAGCTTCGATCCCAAAAGCGATGGCCGAGGCTTTCCGCACCGGCAAGCTCGGCATCCTCGACTACTACAAGCTGAAAAACGTGCAGGCCGATACCGACATGCGCGAGTCGATCGCCGGCACCACCAGCAATCGGGCGTAG
- a CDS encoding NfeD family protein, translating into MNLLDPIGWAVVLLVVGCGLIALETFIPSGGILSFLAFIAVVASIVVAFNRSLTTGLSFMAVAGLAIPLAIGLALKIWPKTPMGRAILGELPSEEETKPDDPRRGLVGRVGVAQSLMLPSGAVLVDGRLIDAVSQGIAIEPGQPVVIVEVRANRVMVRPAATEEAQAAAFEPDDVLARPIEEFGFDSLEDPLA; encoded by the coding sequence ATGAATCTGCTCGATCCAATTGGTTGGGCGGTCGTGTTGCTGGTGGTCGGCTGCGGCCTGATCGCGCTCGAGACGTTTATCCCTTCCGGCGGGATTCTCAGTTTCCTCGCGTTTATCGCCGTCGTGGCGAGCATCGTCGTCGCGTTCAATCGCAGCCTCACCACGGGCCTCAGCTTCATGGCAGTCGCCGGGCTAGCGATCCCGCTCGCCATTGGGCTCGCGCTTAAGATCTGGCCGAAGACGCCGATGGGGCGAGCCATTCTCGGCGAATTGCCCAGCGAGGAAGAGACGAAACCCGATGATCCGCGCCGCGGCCTCGTCGGCCGCGTCGGCGTCGCTCAATCGCTGATGCTCCCCAGCGGGGCGGTGCTCGTCGATGGCAGGCTGATCGACGCCGTTAGTCAGGGAATCGCCATCGAGCCGGGTCAGCCGGTGGTCATCGTCGAGGTCCGCGCGAATCGCGTGATGGTCCGCCCCGCCGCAACCGAAGAAGCCCAGGCCGCCGCGTTCGAACCCGACGACGTCCTCGCTCGCCCAATCGAAGAGTTCGGCTTCGATTCGCTGGAAGATCCGTTGGCCTGA
- a CDS encoding NfeD family protein: MNKSNALIAARASWRCLALFALVAATFSSGVCQALEAAPAADGAANLPQPGLAAMVEVKLPLGSGGEAPLKQMITRARDRLVAESRQRGDGRRPILVLRFDAPGESAGAGSQFETVFSLARFLESRDMADVKTVAWLPDSLRGHGLLAAIACEEIIMPADARIGDAAADEPADQAISSTVVEAYREIADAKRTIPVALAIGMTDPAVEVIQIESDEGVRFLLREEVEAFRSDNEVISERTLIPAGSIGEFTGREGRQFGFVKYLAADKADVAKALSIPLESLEIDQSLIADWKAVMITVRGEITPDEVSQASTLLTTHLDGGANWIGVRIDSVGGDLDACLTLANQLAELDANAVRTVAYVPVEAKGGAAIVALACDQLVMAPDATIGIAPDLAEAGRNDDNNRNLPPNPRRRRGFQPRDEIDVKGLRAAVASAEVSLRSSLAGKTNRSWSLLDAMIDPQVELFQYRNKNTGVTRWMSVEEAGELRDGANWTQGPALHAGNELLQLRGTDALDAGIAFQTVDNFEQLERLYGVDVQHAELNWAMKLVRALASPGLATFLLMLGLVGMYIEMKTPGVGVGGVVAAIAFLLFFWSKSLEGTATSLEIVMFVGGIVLLLLEIFVVPGMGIFGLAGGLMVIFSLILASQTFTFPTSGAEMDEMRRSMSIVIGAGLGVIGLAVALRRFLPKAPIFNRLVLEPPAPEERITLSHREAIADYSHLIGVVGEAMTDLRPGGRALVGGQLVDVIAEGIPLDRGTRVVVIAAHANRVLVRAAT; the protein is encoded by the coding sequence ATGAACAAGTCGAACGCACTGATCGCCGCTCGCGCCTCCTGGCGCTGTCTCGCACTCTTCGCGCTAGTCGCCGCCACATTCTCCAGCGGCGTCTGCCAGGCGCTGGAAGCAGCCCCCGCAGCAGATGGCGCCGCCAACCTGCCGCAACCAGGCCTCGCGGCGATGGTCGAGGTGAAGCTGCCGCTCGGCAGCGGCGGCGAAGCCCCGCTCAAGCAAATGATCACCCGCGCGCGTGATCGACTCGTCGCCGAGAGCCGACAACGGGGCGATGGTCGCCGACCGATTTTAGTGCTGCGGTTCGACGCTCCCGGCGAATCGGCTGGCGCCGGCAGCCAGTTTGAAACTGTTTTCTCGCTCGCACGGTTCCTCGAAAGCCGCGACATGGCCGACGTGAAAACCGTCGCTTGGCTGCCCGACTCGTTGCGAGGCCACGGCCTGCTCGCGGCGATCGCATGCGAAGAAATCATCATGCCCGCCGACGCCCGCATCGGCGACGCTGCCGCCGACGAACCGGCGGATCAAGCAATCAGCAGCACCGTCGTCGAGGCCTACCGCGAGATTGCCGACGCGAAGCGGACGATTCCCGTCGCACTCGCCATCGGCATGACCGACCCCGCCGTCGAGGTGATCCAGATCGAGAGTGACGAAGGCGTTCGCTTCTTGTTGCGCGAAGAGGTCGAAGCTTTCCGCAGCGACAACGAAGTCATCTCCGAGCGCACGCTGATCCCCGCCGGCTCCATCGGCGAGTTCACCGGACGCGAAGGACGGCAATTCGGGTTTGTGAAATACCTCGCAGCCGATAAAGCCGACGTCGCCAAGGCGCTCTCGATTCCGCTTGAATCGCTGGAGATCGATCAATCGCTCATCGCCGATTGGAAAGCGGTCATGATCACCGTGCGCGGCGAGATCACTCCTGACGAGGTAAGCCAAGCGTCGACGCTGCTGACGACTCATCTCGACGGCGGCGCGAACTGGATCGGCGTGCGCATCGATAGCGTTGGCGGCGATCTCGACGCTTGCCTGACGCTCGCCAATCAGTTGGCGGAACTCGACGCCAACGCCGTGCGCACGGTGGCGTACGTCCCCGTCGAAGCGAAGGGGGGCGCCGCCATCGTTGCGCTCGCCTGCGATCAACTCGTCATGGCGCCCGACGCGACGATCGGCATCGCGCCCGATCTCGCCGAGGCGGGCCGCAACGACGACAACAATCGCAACCTCCCGCCAAACCCGCGCCGTCGCCGCGGCTTCCAACCGCGCGACGAGATCGACGTCAAAGGCCTACGCGCCGCCGTCGCGTCCGCGGAAGTTAGCCTCCGTAGTTCGCTCGCCGGAAAGACGAACCGCAGCTGGTCGCTGCTCGACGCGATGATCGATCCGCAGGTCGAGCTCTTTCAGTATCGCAACAAGAACACCGGCGTCACGCGCTGGATGAGCGTCGAAGAAGCGGGCGAATTGCGCGACGGCGCCAACTGGACGCAGGGCCCCGCGCTTCACGCCGGCAACGAACTACTCCAACTTCGCGGCACGGACGCACTCGACGCCGGCATCGCCTTTCAAACCGTCGACAACTTCGAGCAACTCGAACGGCTCTACGGCGTCGACGTGCAACACGCCGAATTGAACTGGGCGATGAAGCTCGTCCGCGCTCTCGCTTCGCCGGGGCTCGCGACGTTCCTGCTGATGCTCGGCCTCGTCGGCATGTACATCGAAATGAAAACCCCTGGCGTTGGCGTCGGCGGGGTCGTGGCGGCGATCGCGTTCCTGCTCTTCTTCTGGAGCAAGTCGCTCGAAGGGACCGCCACCTCGCTAGAGATCGTGATGTTCGTTGGCGGCATCGTGCTGCTGCTGCTCGAAATCTTCGTCGTCCCCGGCATGGGAATCTTCGGGCTCGCTGGCGGCTTGATGGTGATCTTCTCCCTAATCCTCGCGAGCCAGACCTTCACCTTTCCGACCAGTGGCGCCGAAATGGACGAGATGCGACGGTCGATGTCGATCGTCATCGGCGCAGGACTCGGCGTCATCGGGCTGGCAGTCGCTCTGCGCCGCTTCCTACCGAAGGCGCCGATCTTCAACCGCCTCGTGCTTGAACCGCCGGCCCCGGAAGAACGCATCACGCTTTCCCACCGCGAGGCGATTGCCGACTACTCTCACTTAATCGGCGTCGTCGGCGAAGCAATGACCGACCTTCGCCCTGGCGGCCGCGCTCTCGTGGGCGGGCAACTTGTCGACGTCATTGCCGAGGGGATTCCGCTTGATCGCGGCACGCGCGTCGTCGTCATCGCAGCCCACGCCAATCGCGTGCTCGTTCGCGCGGCGACGTGA
- a CDS encoding RrF2 family transcriptional regulator — MFSQTVEYALRAMVQLAADSSGSATTKDIAAKAKVPSAYLAKVLQSMRRGGLIHSRRGVGGGVTLAKPAAKISLLDVIDAVEPLKRQANKKVATANQLQKSMDTAVDQLRSKFASESLADMIPKGKSVKAAPAKRPVAKKR; from the coding sequence ATGTTCTCACAAACCGTCGAATATGCTCTGCGTGCGATGGTGCAGCTCGCCGCCGACTCGTCGGGCTCCGCCACGACGAAAGACATCGCCGCCAAGGCGAAGGTCCCGAGCGCCTACCTTGCGAAGGTGCTGCAATCGATGCGTCGCGGCGGATTGATCCACTCGCGTCGCGGCGTCGGCGGCGGCGTCACCCTCGCCAAGCCGGCTGCCAAGATCTCGCTGCTCGACGTTATCGACGCCGTCGAACCGCTGAAGCGTCAGGCCAACAAGAAGGTGGCTACCGCCAACCAACTCCAGAAGTCGATGGACACGGCCGTCGATCAGCTCCGCTCGAAGTTCGCTTCCGAGTCGCTGGCCGACATGATTCCGAAGGGCAAGAGCGTCAAGGCGGCTCCGGCCAAGCGTCCTGTCGCCAAGAAGCGTTAA
- a CDS encoding small basic protein yields the protein MTIDKSLKVRRGATSTRNVLSRAERLERLKENDRWSEGMSPIGIPKVRVKKLSLKKKKKTKAEGDDAAPAKGAKGKK from the coding sequence ATGACCATCGACAAGAGCCTGAAAGTCCGTCGCGGCGCCACGAGCACCCGGAACGTCCTGAGCCGTGCTGAGCGACTGGAACGCCTCAAGGAAAACGACCGCTGGAGCGAGGGCATGTCGCCCATCGGCATTCCGAAGGTCCGCGTGAAGAAGCTGTCGCTGAAGAAGAAAAAGAAGACCAAGGCCGAAGGGGACGACGCAGCCCCCGCCAAGGGCGCCAAGGGCAAGAAGTAA
- a CDS encoding serine/threonine protein kinase: MGIGGFFKSLMEGGKVDVTRRYEVLREAVSGTMSSFQAVRDRNTGEIVGLKVLDKDKTEQLEQRFRGLNKPSEGEIAMQFNHPRIVRTLSHGMTNKGEQYVVMEYLDGPGLNSLIIGRSKLLDGNRVALMTQAGEALQTVHEAGYIHRDICPRNFVCTKDATSLKLIDFGLTVPAKKEFQQPGIRTGTPNYMAPEVVRRKPTDHRLDIFAFGVSMYEMFSFELPWQRGSGDGLAAMGNGQSAPVPLEKHCPKINPVIRDAIHKCLEPEAEKRFGSMKTLLNAIRSAKTETV, encoded by the coding sequence ATGGGTATCGGCGGCTTCTTCAAATCGCTGATGGAGGGGGGCAAAGTCGACGTCACCCGTCGTTACGAAGTCCTCCGCGAAGCCGTCTCCGGCACGATGAGCAGCTTCCAGGCGGTTCGCGATCGGAACACGGGCGAGATCGTCGGCCTGAAGGTGCTCGACAAGGACAAGACCGAGCAACTCGAACAGCGCTTCCGCGGCCTCAACAAGCCAAGCGAAGGCGAGATCGCGATGCAATTCAACCATCCCCGCATCGTCCGCACGCTCAGCCACGGCATGACGAACAAGGGCGAGCAGTACGTCGTGATGGAGTATCTCGACGGCCCCGGCCTCAACTCGCTCATCATCGGACGCAGCAAACTGCTCGACGGCAATCGCGTCGCCCTGATGACGCAGGCGGGGGAGGCGCTGCAAACAGTCCACGAAGCCGGCTACATCCACCGCGACATCTGCCCGCGAAACTTCGTCTGCACGAAGGACGCCACGTCGCTGAAGCTGATCGACTTCGGCCTGACCGTTCCGGCGAAGAAGGAGTTCCAGCAGCCCGGCATCCGTACCGGCACGCCGAATTACATGGCCCCGGAAGTGGTTCGCCGCAAGCCGACCGACCATCGGCTCGATATCTTCGCCTTTGGCGTGTCGATGTACGAAATGTTTTCGTTCGAGCTCCCCTGGCAGCGGGGAAGCGGCGACGGCCTCGCCGCCATGGGGAATGGCCAATCGGCGCCAGTGCCGCTGGAAAAGCATTGCCCGAAGATCAACCCAGTCATTCGCGATGCGATCCACAAATGCCTCGAACCGGAGGCTGAAAAGCGGTTCGGTTCGATGAAAACGCTGCTCAACGCAATCCGCTCGGCGAAGACCGAAACGGTTTAA
- the accD gene encoding acetyl-CoA carboxylase, carboxyltransferase subunit beta, with translation MSTIVSSPTQAMSSSETEAPGGQGKPPREKRGVPSGLWMSCGSCGEMLFRKAVEQNFNVCPKCDNHMYLSAQGRIASVLDEGTFEEWDRDLQSVDPLGFNDKKSYPDRIKSEQQRTGLRDAVVTGSGMIRARRVAFGVTDSAFIMGSMGSVVGEKLTRLVERATEQQLPLIIVSGSGGGARMHEGIFSLMQMAKVSAALARYDQAGGLFISVLTNPTMGGVAASFASLGDIIVAEPKALIGFAGPRTIKATIRIELPEGFQTSEFLLAHGYIDRIIRRHDLKSELARAIDYCGKR, from the coding sequence ATGTCGACCATCGTTTCCTCCCCGACCCAAGCCATGTCGTCCAGCGAAACCGAAGCTCCCGGCGGGCAGGGTAAACCTCCGCGCGAAAAACGCGGGGTCCCCAGCGGCCTGTGGATGAGCTGCGGCTCGTGCGGGGAGATGCTGTTTCGCAAAGCGGTCGAGCAGAACTTCAACGTCTGCCCGAAGTGCGACAACCACATGTACCTCAGCGCCCAGGGCCGCATCGCGTCGGTGCTGGACGAGGGAACGTTCGAAGAGTGGGACCGCGACCTGCAGTCGGTCGACCCGCTCGGCTTCAACGATAAGAAGTCGTACCCCGACCGCATCAAGTCGGAACAACAGCGGACCGGCCTCCGCGACGCGGTGGTCACCGGCAGCGGCATGATTCGCGCTCGTCGCGTGGCGTTCGGCGTCACCGATTCGGCGTTCATCATGGGGAGCATGGGCTCGGTGGTCGGCGAGAAGCTGACGCGGCTCGTCGAACGCGCCACGGAACAACAGCTGCCGCTGATCATCGTCAGCGGCTCAGGCGGCGGCGCCCGCATGCACGAGGGGATTTTCTCCCTGATGCAGATGGCCAAGGTCTCCGCCGCGCTCGCCCGGTACGACCAGGCGGGGGGCCTGTTTATCTCGGTCCTCACCAACCCCACAATGGGCGGCGTCGCGGCGAGCTTCGCGTCGCTGGGCGACATCATCGTCGCCGAGCCGAAGGCCCTCATCGGTTTCGCCGGCCCGCGGACGATTAAAGCGACCATCCGGATTGAACTGCCGGAAGGCTTCCAGACCAGCGAATTCCTGCTGGCGCACGGTTATATCGATCGCATCATCCGCCGGCACGATTTGAAGAGCGAATTGGCCCGCGCGATCGACTACTGCGGCAAGCGCTAA
- a CDS encoding histidine phosphatase family protein, with product MLVRSGLTEYDCQGRIQGTLDVPLSGEGRQQAEATAQELAARGTQIDALYAGPCLSAQQTAEVLAATLKQKPKTLKTLHNLDQGLWQGMLFDDVKSKQPRVFRQWQERPDTVCPPEGETLREAGERLKAAIAKLTKKHKSGTIALVLAQPLASVLRSMLQAGAPPTLCQSACVGKPLWEPIELAAAI from the coding sequence TTGTTAGTCCGATCCGGGCTGACCGAGTACGACTGCCAGGGCCGAATTCAGGGAACGCTCGACGTTCCGCTGAGCGGCGAAGGACGCCAGCAAGCCGAGGCGACCGCCCAAGAATTGGCGGCCCGCGGCACGCAGATCGACGCCCTCTACGCCGGTCCGTGTCTGAGCGCCCAGCAAACGGCCGAGGTGCTGGCCGCGACGCTCAAGCAAAAGCCGAAGACGCTCAAGACGCTCCACAACCTCGACCAAGGCCTGTGGCAGGGCATGCTGTTCGACGACGTGAAGTCGAAGCAGCCCCGCGTGTTCCGCCAATGGCAAGAACGCCCAGACACGGTTTGCCCCCCCGAAGGCGAAACGCTTCGCGAAGCGGGCGAGCGGCTGAAGGCGGCGATCGCGAAGCTTACGAAAAAGCACAAATCGGGAACGATCGCCCTGGTGCTCGCCCAACCGCTGGCGAGCGTCCTCCGCTCAATGCTGCAGGCGGGCGCCCCGCCGACGCTCTGCCAGTCGGCCTGCGTCGGCAAGCCGCTGTGGGAGCCAATTGAGCTCGCTGCAGCGATCTAA
- the rpe gene encoding ribulose-phosphate 3-epimerase, whose amino-acid sequence MPRRRILDELRNPPPVVLPSLLLCDFGNLAAEVKAVEAAGARAFHLDVMDGNFVPNITYGMPIVEAVRRASDLPIDVHMMVSKPAAFVDEIIDAGADIVTIHAEATDDPRPILEQIRKRGALASLAINPPTPVEAIADALPLCDMVLCMSVMPGFGAQQFEAVALDKLRALRSLRSDLLLEIDGGVNASTIAQCTAAGAQMLVVGSAIFKKPAPYADSLAELTRLAASGTQ is encoded by the coding sequence ATGCCGCGCCGCCGTATCCTCGATGAACTTCGCAACCCGCCGCCCGTGGTGCTGCCGTCGCTGCTACTGTGCGACTTCGGCAACCTGGCCGCTGAGGTGAAGGCCGTCGAAGCTGCTGGCGCCCGGGCCTTTCACCTCGACGTGATGGACGGCAATTTCGTGCCGAACATCACGTACGGCATGCCGATCGTCGAGGCGGTCCGCCGGGCGAGCGACCTGCCGATCGACGTCCACATGATGGTGTCGAAGCCCGCCGCGTTCGTCGACGAGATCATCGATGCTGGCGCTGACATCGTAACGATCCACGCCGAGGCGACCGACGATCCCCGGCCGATTCTAGAACAGATCCGCAAGCGGGGCGCCTTGGCCTCGCTGGCGATCAACCCGCCGACGCCCGTCGAAGCGATTGCCGACGCGCTGCCGCTGTGCGACATGGTCCTGTGCATGAGCGTCATGCCGGGCTTTGGCGCCCAGCAGTTCGAGGCGGTGGCGCTGGACAAGTTGCGGGCCTTGCGCTCGCTCCGCAGCGACTTGCTGCTAGAAATCGACGGCGGCGTGAACGCCTCGACCATCGCCCAATGCACCGCCGCCGGCGCCCAGATGCTGGTCGTCGGCTCCGCAATTTTCAAGAAACCTGCCCCGTACGCGGATAGTTTGGCTGAGCTAACTCGCCTGGCCGCCTCGGGAACCCAATAG
- the scpB gene encoding SMC-Scp complex subunit ScpB, with protein MPPEREPADPDILPLRPIAPPSAPAPTNQRFSLERLSSAFARLMGTPAAAPGLAIAKPQIALEPEEEPDDDDSLPVTPRMIIEGMLFVGSADGKPLPAAKIASHIRNVSAEEVEQLVADLNASYRHDEAAYEITGDAAGYRLQLRSDLGILRDQFRGQQRAAKLTPAAVEVLSIVAYRQGVSGEELNKLRGSQSHAILAQLVRRQLVRVERPAGTPKVARYHTTSRFNQLFGVSSPADLPRNEDLDDS; from the coding sequence ATGCCCCCCGAACGCGAACCCGCCGATCCCGATATCTTGCCGCTGCGCCCGATCGCGCCGCCGTCGGCGCCCGCGCCGACGAACCAGCGGTTCTCGCTGGAGCGGCTCTCCTCGGCCTTCGCCCGCTTGATGGGGACGCCCGCCGCCGCGCCCGGCTTGGCGATCGCGAAGCCGCAGATCGCGCTCGAACCTGAAGAAGAGCCTGACGACGATGATTCGTTACCCGTGACGCCGCGGATGATCATCGAGGGGATGCTGTTCGTCGGCAGCGCCGATGGCAAGCCGCTCCCCGCGGCAAAAATCGCCTCGCACATCCGCAATGTCTCCGCCGAGGAGGTCGAGCAGCTTGTCGCCGACCTCAACGCCAGCTACCGGCACGACGAAGCGGCCTACGAAATCACCGGCGACGCGGCCGGCTACCGGCTGCAGCTCCGCAGCGACCTCGGCATCCTCCGCGACCAGTTCCGGGGGCAACAACGGGCCGCCAAGCTCACGCCGGCCGCGGTCGAGGTGCTGAGCATCGTCGCCTACCGCCAGGGGGTGAGCGGCGAGGAACTCAACAAGCTCCGCGGCTCGCAAAGCCATGCGATCCTGGCCCAGCTGGTCCGCCGCCAATTGGTGCGGGTCGAGCGGCCTGCGGGGACGCCCAAAGTGGCCCGATATCACACAACCTCAAGATTCAACCAGCTCTTCGGCGTCAGCTCGCCAGCCGACCTGCCACGGAACGAGGATTTGGACGATTCGTAG
- a CDS encoding mechanosensitive ion channel family protein has product MLIALLAQATALEAAQDAVPLPVKPELLPGTKEWKSNTLNELFTLQFSKMDPAEWEYAAYQLGLRAVYVLVLLTLAWTLSSWAASVVRATLTRVKFDETLTLFLSTLMRWTILLLAALSCLSYFGVQTTSFAALIGAAGLAIGLAFQGTLSNFAAGAMLLIFRPYKVGDTVNVASYTGKVAEIELFTTAIDTSDNRRIIVPNSSIFGAVIENITYHAVRRADVNVGTGYADDIDQTRAVLEAAVRSVADVVATPAPEVILTDLGASSVNWQVRGWAKRESFGAAKQAIIRAVKLGLDEARISIPFPQLDLHLDPPGPEPAPSPAPPEPVRWAPKISNT; this is encoded by the coding sequence ATGCTCATCGCCTTGCTAGCTCAGGCCACCGCTCTAGAAGCCGCTCAGGATGCTGTTCCTTTGCCCGTGAAGCCGGAATTGCTGCCCGGCACGAAGGAGTGGAAAAGCAACACGCTGAATGAACTGTTTACCCTGCAGTTCAGCAAGATGGACCCTGCCGAGTGGGAGTATGCCGCGTACCAACTTGGCTTGCGCGCCGTCTATGTGCTCGTCCTGCTGACGCTCGCTTGGACGCTTTCTAGTTGGGCGGCGTCGGTCGTTCGCGCCACGCTAACGCGCGTCAAGTTCGACGAGACGCTCACTCTGTTTCTGTCGACGCTCATGCGTTGGACAATTTTGCTGCTCGCGGCGCTGTCGTGCCTCAGCTACTTCGGCGTCCAAACGACGAGCTTCGCCGCGCTCATCGGCGCCGCAGGCTTGGCGATCGGCCTCGCCTTCCAGGGGACGCTCTCGAACTTCGCCGCCGGAGCGATGCTGCTCATCTTCCGCCCCTACAAAGTCGGCGACACCGTGAACGTCGCCAGCTACACCGGCAAGGTCGCGGAGATCGAGCTCTTCACCACCGCGATCGACACGAGCGACAATCGCCGGATCATCGTGCCGAATAGTTCAATCTTTGGCGCCGTTATCGAGAACATCACTTACCACGCAGTGCGGCGTGCCGACGTCAACGTCGGCACCGGCTACGCCGACGACATCGACCAGACGCGGGCCGTACTCGAAGCGGCGGTTCGCAGCGTCGCCGACGTAGTCGCGACGCCGGCGCCGGAGGTGATCCTCACCGACCTCGGCGCCTCGAGCGTCAACTGGCAGGTTCGCGGCTGGGCGAAGCGGGAGTCGTTCGGCGCCGCCAAGCAGGCGATCATCCGCGCGGTAAAGCTGGGGCTCGACGAAGCCCGGATTTCGATTCCCTTCCCGCAGCTCGATCTCCACCTCGACCCGCCGGGCCCCGAGCCGGCGCCCTCCCCTGCCCCGCCCGAGCCGGTGCGGTGGGCGCCGAAGATTTCGAATACTTGA
- the ychF gene encoding redox-regulated ATPase YchF: MEAGIVGLPNVGKSTLFNALTAAGIASENYPFCTIEPNVGAVAVPDPRLGRISALIKTQKIIPAMLKLVDIAGIVRGASEGEGLGNKFLAHIRTVDAILHVVRCFEDGDVVHVEGSVDPIRDVETIDTELMLADLQSVETMLDRAKRTARTGDKDAKQRVEILEECNALLAAGKPVRGLVYEDETRAHILSELQLLTTKPVLYVANVNEDDLAGESAHVKKLRDRAAVEGGTVVPVCARLESELVELDDAERQEMLESMGLSEPALAALARAAYKLLGLQSYFTAGEKEVRAWTIPVGATAPQAAGVIHTDFERGFIRCETYSVADLEQYKSEKAIREAGKMRVEGKNYVMQDSDVCHFLFNV, translated from the coding sequence ATGGAAGCAGGCATCGTCGGGCTCCCCAACGTCGGCAAAAGCACGCTGTTCAACGCCCTCACGGCGGCGGGGATTGCCAGCGAAAACTACCCCTTCTGCACGATCGAGCCGAACGTCGGCGCCGTTGCCGTCCCTGATCCTCGCTTGGGCCGCATTAGCGCGCTGATCAAGACGCAGAAGATCATCCCGGCGATGCTGAAGCTCGTCGACATCGCCGGCATCGTTCGCGGCGCGTCGGAGGGCGAAGGCCTCGGCAATAAGTTTCTCGCCCACATCCGCACGGTCGATGCGATCCTGCATGTGGTCCGCTGCTTCGAGGATGGAGACGTCGTCCACGTCGAAGGCAGCGTCGACCCGATCCGCGACGTGGAAACGATCGACACCGAGCTGATGCTCGCCGACCTGCAATCGGTCGAAACGATGCTCGATCGTGCGAAGCGGACCGCCCGCACGGGCGACAAGGATGCGAAGCAACGCGTCGAGATCCTCGAAGAGTGCAACGCCCTGCTCGCCGCCGGCAAGCCGGTCCGCGGCTTGGTGTACGAGGATGAGACGCGGGCGCATATCTTGTCCGAGTTGCAGCTGCTCACCACGAAGCCAGTGCTCTACGTGGCGAACGTCAACGAAGACGACCTCGCCGGCGAGAGCGCCCACGTGAAAAAGCTCCGCGACCGCGCCGCCGTCGAAGGGGGCACGGTCGTCCCCGTTTGCGCCCGCCTCGAATCGGAGCTCGTCGAACTAGACGACGCTGAGCGGCAGGAAATGCTCGAAAGCATGGGCCTTTCCGAGCCCGCCCTCGCCGCCCTCGCCCGCGCCGCCTACAAGCTCCTTGGCCTGCAGAGCTACTTCACTGCCGGCGAGAAGGAAGTCCGTGCCTGGACGATTCCCGTCGGCGCCACCGCCCCGCAGGCGGCCGGCGTCATTCACACCGACTTCGAGCGCGGCTTCATCCGCTGCGAAACGTACTCGGTCGCCGACCTCGAGCAGTACAAAAGCGAGAAGGCAATCCGCGAAGCGGGCAAGATGCGCGTCGAAGGGAAGAACTACGTGATGCAGGATAGCGACGTTTGTCACTTCTTGTTTAACGTCTAG